In Gallus gallus isolate bGalGal1 chromosome Z, bGalGal1.mat.broiler.GRCg7b, whole genome shotgun sequence, one DNA window encodes the following:
- the SAXO1 gene encoding stabilizer of axonemal microtubules 1 — translation MRPVSPVPLHSVPSLKTCVCQLCSCGCHRCPHLLTKPFEKSEKPCALSEYMEKYPLYPNTLPRDSFKPKAEIEMAKTPMEGTSMTKRDYVAHEVLPQKIKEPETHVKSDESMDLTSVYKQDYNSYPICQVPPCLPCETREISSAKMNTKSTYKDDYMLWNEPKTELIRPDHGYRPSEAKFDHRTVAQDEYFFRGPVETQSFKPPNLSQKSKAPLENMTDYRVNYVLRPLEKRYVHQYEKYKPSEAPFNGLTTNKISYKGLAGEPAKLAKPYQPKLLHDPFFSSTEFQEKYKPWPQPPIFTKEPVEYVPPVEKMDLHTTTQLHYRHLNGKPAKVCLPLAQHKISTEPFNTSSTMKEDYKPWMCKRVKPITHAPELTFPNKPVDYLTTFRTHYLPQPLTLTKSYKPPWPGPRPHIPLGAKTIYATSYTPKGIVRCLASYKNPPGYIFEGTNADGHKLYVPASEEECLQGCH, via the exons ATGCGTCCAGTGTCCCCTGTGCCTTTGCACTCAGTGCCGTCCCTGAAGACATGCGTTTGTCAACTGTGCTCCTGTGG ATGTCACCGTTGTCCACATCTGCTCACCAAACCCTTTGAGAAGAGTGAGAAGCCATGTGCACTGTCAGAGTACATGGAGAAATACCCCCTTTATCCCAACACTCTTCCCAGAGACTCTTTCAAACCAAAAGCAGAGATCGAGATGGCAAAGACACCCATGGAAGGCACTTCAATGACAAA GAGAGATTATGTAGCTCATGAAGTGTTGccacagaaaattaaagaacCTGAAACGCATGTCAAGAGTGATGAGAGTATGGATTTGACCTCTGTTTATAAACAAGACTATAATTCCTACCCTATCTGTCAAGTACCTCCTTGCCTCCCCTGTGAGACAAGAGAAATCTCCAGTGCCAAGATGAACACAAAATCCACTTATAAAG ATGACTATATGCTGTGGAATGAACCAAAGACAGAGCTGATCAGACCAGATCATGGGTATCGCCCATCAGAAGCAAAATTTGACCACAGAACTGTTGCCCAAGATGAGTATTTCTTCAGGGGACCAGTTGAAACTCAAAGCTTCAAACCTCCGAATCTGAGTCAGAAGAGCAAGGCTCCCCTTGAGAATATGACAGATTATAGAGTGAATTATGTGCTACGTCCTCTGGAGAAACGTTATGTCCATCAGTATGAGAAATATAAGCCCAGTGAGGCCCCATTTAATGGCCTCACTACTAACAAAATTTCTTACAAGGGGCTGGCTGGTGAGCCAGCCAAACTGGCAAAACCATACCAGCCAAAGTTACTCCATgatccatttttctcttcaactgAGTTTCAGGAAAAATACAAACCCTGGCCACAGCCTCCCATATTTACCAAAGAACCTGTTGAATATGTTCCccctgtggagaaaatggacCTTCATACCACTACTCAGTTACACTACAGGCACCTAAATGGCAAGCCAGCCAAGGTGTGTCTACCACTGGCCCAGCATAAGATAAGTACAGAACCATTTAACACCTCTTCTACAATGAAAGAAGACTATAAGCCCTGGATGTGCAAGAGAGTAAAGCCTATCACTCATGCTCCCGAGCTGACTTTCCCAAACAAACCAGTGGATTATTTGACTACCTTTCGGACCCATTATCTGCCTCAACCACTCACGCTTACTAAGAGCTATAAACCTCCCTGGCCAGGCCCTAGGCCTCACATTCCACTAGGTGCAAAAACCATCTATGCTACCAGCTACACACCAAAGGGTATTGTTAGATGTTTAGCCTCTTACAAAAACCCACCTGGATACATCTTTGAGGGGACCAATGCTGATGGTCACAAACTGTATGTCCCTGCTTCTGAAGAAGAATGTCTACAAGGTTGCCactga